A genomic region of Oryza glaberrima chromosome 1, OglaRS2, whole genome shotgun sequence contains the following coding sequences:
- the LOC127782038 gene encoding ricin B-like lectin R40G3, whose product MEFPHRHHHHGHRGDDDDDDRRRHPAPAPAYGHDSAPPPGPYGQAPPPADPYARHPPSHDYAHPPPAYGGGGYGNVVHVSHEVSDHQRPTPHYGGSEYISPVQETRPYHGGGGAPPVTHRIYCKAGEDNYSLAVRDGKVCLVRSDRDDLTQHWVKDMKYSTRVKDEEGYPAMALVNKATGDALKHSIGQSHPVRLVRYNPEYMDESVLWTESRDVGSGFRCIRMVNNIYLNFDALHGDKDHGGVRDGTTLVLWEWCEGDNQRWKIVPW is encoded by the exons ATGGAGTTCCctcatcgccaccaccaccacggccaccgcggcgacgacgacgacgacgatcgccgccgccatcccgctcccgctcccgcctaCGGCCACGACTCAGCCCCTCCGCCGGGTCCCTACGGCCAAGCGCCTCCTCCGGCTGATCCCTACGCTCGCCACCCGCCTTCCCACGACTACGCTCATCCTCCTCCGGCGTATGGGGGAGGGGGCTACGGCAACGTCGTCCACGTTTCCCACGAGGTCTCCGACCACCAGAGGCCCACGCCGCACTACGGTGGATCTGAGTACATCAGCCCCGTCCAAGAGACCCGCCCTTACcacggtggcggaggagccccACCGGTGACCCACAGGATCTACTGCAAGGCCGGGGAGGACAACTACAGCCTCGCCGTCAGAGATGGCAAGGTCTGCCTCGTCCGCTCCGATCGCGACGACCTCACGCAG CACTGGGTGAAGGACATGAAGTACAGCACGAGAGTGAAAGACGAGGAAGGGTACCCTGCCATGGCGCTCGTCAACAAGGCCACCGGCGACGCCCTCAAGCACTCCATCGGCCAATCCCACCCT GTCCGTTTGGTGCGCTACAATCCAGAGTACATGGACGAGTCTGTGCTGTGGACGGAGAGCAGGGACGTTGGGAGTGGGTTTAGGTGCATCAGGATGGTGAACAACATCTACCTCAACTTCGACGCGCTCCATGGAGACAAGGACCACGGCGGCGTGCGCGACGGAACCACCCTGGTGCTCTGGGAGTGGTGCGAGGGTGACAACCAGCGCTGGAAGATTGTTCCCTGGT